tcctaactgtgaccagtaatggtagtgtctctctctcctcactgtgaccagtaatggtagtgtgtctctctcctcactgtgaccagtaatggtagtgtgtctctctcctcactgtgaccagtaatggtagtgtgtctctctctccttaccgtgaccagtaatggtagtgtgtctctctctcctcactgtgaccagtaatggtagtgtgtctctctctcctcactgtgaccagtaatggtagtgtgtctctctcctcactgtgaccagtaatggtagtgtgtctctctctcctcaccgtgaccagtaatggtagtgtctctctctcctcactgtgaccagtaatggtagtgtgtctctctctcctcactgtgaccagtaatggtagtgtgtctctctctcctcactgtgaccagtaatggtagtgtgtctctctctcctcactgtgaccagtaatggtagtgtgtctctctctcctcactgtgaccagtaatggtagtgtgtctctctcctcactgtgaccagtaatggtagtgtgtctctctctcctcactgtgaccagtaatggtagtgtgtctctctctcctcactgtgaccagtaatggtagtgtgtctctctctcctcactgtgaccagtaatggtagtgtgtctctctctcctcactgtgaccagtaatggtagtgtgtctctctctcctcactgtgaccagtaatggtagtgtgtctctctctcctcactgtgaccagtaatggtagtgtgtctctctctcctcaccgtgaccagtaatggtagtgtctctctctcctcactgtgaccagtaatggtagtgtgtctctctctcctcactgtgaccagtaatggtagtgtgtctctctctcctcactgtgaccagtaatggtagtgtctctctctcctcactgtgaccagtaatggtagtgtctctctctcctcactgtgaccagtaatggtagtgtctctctctcctcactgtgaccagtaatggtagtgtgtctctctctcctcactgtgaccagtaatggtagtgtgtctctctctcctcactgtgaccagtaatggtagtgtgtctctctctcctcactgtgaccagtaatggtagtgtgtctctcctcaccgtgaccagtaatggtagtgtgtctctctcctcactgtgaccagtaatggtagtgtgtctctctctcctcaccgtgaccagtaatggtagtgtctctctctcctcactgtgaccagtaatggtagtgtgtctctctcctcactgtgaccagtaatggtagtgtctctctcttctcactgtgaccagtaatggtagtgtgtctctctctcctcactgtgaccagtaatggtagtctctctctcctcactgtgaccagtaatggtagtgtgtctctctctcctcactgtgaccagtaatggtagtgtgtctctctcctcactgtgaccagtaatggtagtgtttGTCTCCTCACCGTGACCAGCAATGGTAGTGTGTGTCGTCCCTCTCTCAGACGGAGACAGAAGAAGGACTTCCCTGCGATGTTCAGTCGAGGGTATACTCCAGAAACCTCCCCATACACCTTCACACGAAGGCCTCgcaccctgcacacacacacagttacacaaacACAATTCTCCATACATGTATGCCAGTGTCGCCACACACAAATCCTGACCTGTGCTGTATCAGTCCTGCAGCTTCTCTGACCCCCACAGATCTCTTCAGGTTGACCCCTGCAGGGTTAAAGGTCAtctcagggtcagaggtcaggggtagGGGACAGCCAACCAGCTCCAGGTagcccctctcctccacttcctGGTCCTTCCCCGGTGCAGGCTGGGGGATGTAGTTCCAGCAGGGGAAGAGAACGGGCAGGCCCAGCCAGAGAGGGGAGGGGCTCAGTAGCTAACCAATCAGAGAAAGAACGACAGGAGTGAATTCAAGGATGTCTTGTCTTCtcttacacagacagacagacagacactctcaCCTCACAGTGCACGGTCCCGGTGGCGTCCCTCACACGCCACGCTCCGTCACATGACCTCTCTGGGTCACACCCATCACTGAGACAGCCTATCAGCAACAGGTTGGCACGCGGCAAAGCCTCATGATTGGGCAGAGCCTGCTCCGCCTCCCGGACCCATTCTCTGTGCTGAGCGGTGCTCCAGGTCAGGTTGCTACAGCAGGGTGTGCGTTGCCAGGTAACCAGCTCGGATACGGAGATGAGCCTAACAACAAgaggaggttaaggttaggagtagtGTTGATGGTTTCTAAAggttagtagtagtgttgatggtTTCTAAAGGTTAGGAGTAGTGTTGATGGTTTCTAAAggttagtagtagtgttgatggtTTCTAAAGGTTAGGAGTAGTGTTGATGGTTCCTAAAGGTTAGGAGTAGTGTTGATGGTTTCTAAAggttagtagtagtgttgatggtTTCTAAAggttagtagtagtgttgatggtTTCTAAAggttagtagtagtgttgatggtTTCTAAAggttagtagtagtgttgatggtTTCTAAAGGTTAGGAGTAGTGTTGATGGTTTCTAAAggttagtagtagtgttgatggtTCCTAAAGGTTAGGAGTAGTGTTGATGGTTTCTAAAggttagtagtagtgttgatggtTTCTAAAGGTTAGGAGTAGTGTTGATGGTTCCTAAAGGTTAGGAGTAGTGTTGATGGTTTCTAAAggttagtagtagtgttgatggtTTCTAAAGGTTAGGAGTAGTGTTGATGGTTCCTAAAGGTTAGGAGTAGTGTTGATGGTTTCTAAAggttagtagtagtgttgatggtTTCTAAAggttagtagtagtgttgatggtTTCTAAAggttagtagtagtgttgatggtTCCTAAAGGTTAGGAGTAGTGTTGATGGTTTCTAAAggttagtagtagtgttgatggtTTCTAAAGGTTAGGAGTAGTGTTGATGGTTCCTAAAGGTTAGGAGTAGTGTTGATGGTTTCTAAAGGTTAGGAGTAGTGTTGATGGTTTCTAAAggttagtagtagtgttgatggtTTCTAAAggttagtagtagtgttgatggtTTCTAAAGGTTAGGAGTAGTGTTGATGGTTTCTAAAggttagtagtagtgttaatgGTTTCTAAAGGTTAGGAGTAGTGTTGATGGTTTCTAAAGGTTAGGAGTAGTGTTAATGGTTTCTAAAGGTTAGGAGTAGTGTTGATGGTTCCTAAAGGTTAGGAGTAGTGTTGATGGTTCCTAAAGGTTAGGAGTAGTGTTGATGGTTTCTAAAGGTTAGGAGTAGTGTTGATGGTTCCTAAAGGTTAGGAGTAGTGTTGATGGTTCCTAAAGGTTAGGAGTAGTGTTGATGGTTTCTAAAGGTTAGGAGTAGTGTTGATGGTTCCTAAACCTCCTAATGAcaggaggttaaggttaggagtagtGTTGATGGTTTCTAAAGGTTAGGAGTAGTGTTGATGGTTCCTAAACCTCCTAATGAcaggaggttaaggttaggagtagtGTTGATGGTTTCTAAACCTCCCAATGAcaggaggttaaggttaggagtagtGTTGATGGTTCCTAAACCTCCTAATGAcaggaggttaaggttaggagtagtGTTGATGGTTCCTAAACCTCCTAATGAcaggaggttaaggttaggagtagtGTTGATGGTTCCTAAACCTCCTAATGAcaggaggttaaggttaggagtagtGTTGATGGTTCCTAAACCTCCCAATGAcaggaggttaaggttaggagtagtGTTGATGGTTTCTAAACCTCCTAATGAcaggaggttaaggttaggagtagtGTTGATGGTTTCTAAACCTCCCAATGAcaggaggttaaggttaggagtagtGTTGATGGTTTCTAAACCTCCTAATGAcaggaggttaaggttaggagtagtGTTGATGGTTTCTAAACCTCCCAATGAcaggaggttaaggttaggagtagtGTTGATGGTTTCTAAACCTCCCAATGAcaggaggttaaggttaggagtagtGTTGATGGTTTCTAAAGGTTAGGAGTAGTGTTGATGGTTTCTAAACCTCCTAATGAcaggaggttaaggttaggagtagtGTTGATGGTTTCTAAAGGTTAGGAGTAGTGTTGATGGTTTCTAAACCTCCTAATGAcaggaggttaaggttaggagtagtGTTGATGGTTTCTAAAGGTTAGGAGTAGTGTTGATGGTTTCTAAACCTCCCAATGAcaggaggttaaggttaggagtagtGTTGATGGTTTCTAAAGGTTAGGAGTAGTGTTGATGGTTTCTAAACCTCCTAATGAcaggaggttaaggttaggagtagtGTTGATTGTTTCTAAAGGTTAGGAGTAGTGTTGATGGTTTCTAAACCTCCCAATGAcaggaggttaaggttaggagtagtGTTGATGGTTTCTAAAGGTTAGGAGTAGTGTTGATGGTTTCTAAACCTCCCAATGAcaggaggttaaggttaggagtagtGTTGATGGTTTCTAAACCTCCTAATGAcaggaggttaaggttaggagtagtGTTGATGGTTTCTAAAAGTTAGGAGTAGTGTTGAACGGTTTCTAAACCTCCTAATTCTGCAGTCCTTCGCCAGAGCCGGTAAACAACATCAACTGGTCACCTGTAACTGAGCGGCAGAGACCGGGCACACGAGGACCCCACCGCCCGTTCCACTCTCCGTATCATGGCTAAAGAGAGCTGTTCCGGGGAAACACTACCGGTGGATGGACCGAGAACCGGGTACAGATTGTCCCTCACGAACACGAATAGCTCTTGCAGCCACTCCCGTTCCTACAAGATAGGAGATATGAACGAAAGGTGTGGTGAATGAGTAAAAATACAGTATTTTGTtttgaatgtagctagctaactattttaactaacaaacaaaaaaacgaaAGCAGACAACGTAACTTACCACTTCACTCCTCTCTCTGAAGTTATCCATGAATGATTCCATTCTAGGTTCGTGTCGTTGATGCTGTTCTGGATCGCCTCATATCTTCACCTTAGCTACAAGACAAGTCACGTAACTATTAACCTCTTTGAAGGTCTGATCGGACAGACATTAATGCTACCGTTGTCAACCAGCTAGTAATAAACTATCACAGACTCGCACAAAAAAAAAACTTCAAATCATCTGAATAACAATAATAGTAGAACTACGGCGTGCCCATTACGTTCACAACGCACGAAATCTGCCGCCCAGCAAACAGCGCTCGGTTACCGGGAGTTCTTCCGGACCAAATCCTGGCTGAAGCGAAGAACGCACGCTGGCCAATCAGAAACGAGTCTCCGCCCATCTCAGCGCTGTGTCTCCGCCCCCCTGTTTTGGACTGAACGTAACCAGCCAATGGGGGCGCGGCCCAGGGGCGGGCCGTAGCTCCATCCAGTTTGATGCTCAGTCAACTATCCTCTCCGGAGAAACACACAGCAGCGACCACAACATAAACAACCTGAGACTCATTCTGCAAACTTCATCTGACCGGTAAATGTAAGTTATGAAAGACATTGGACGTTAGTAGTAACATCTTTTAAATGTACCTTGACATTTGTAGAAATGTTAGTTTCCCttgcatgtttaaaaaaaaggTAACGTTACTGTAGCTAACTTCAGAGCGAGTCACTGTAAATGTTAACCAGCTTGCTAAACTGGTGAAATggttaaatctttttttttttaatgtaaaataACCTTGCTTTAGGATTACTCATAACTATACTGTAAAATGTTTCACACTAgctttatgttagctagctatgtattCTGATGGCTAGCAACGTTAGCATCTTCAGCATAAATGCTAGCGCTGGGTGGTGGGATGAGCTAGCAGCGCGTTAGGCGGGAAGCAAATGGTGGCCCCATTGTTCTCAACGAGCTAGCATGCTAGGTGGCTAACcgcagtagctagctaactaggctAACCGTACTGCAAACTATACAGTCTACTGCACACTGCCTGGTCTGCAATCCATCACATATACAAGCCCAACTTTGGTTGCCGTTACAATAGTTAGCTAACTATCCATTTGTACTTTTTTTTTAACGTTTTATCTGACGTGGGGCCTCGCTAGTTAGCCACTTTAGCTAGATGCGTGatgaatttgcaaaaaaaaaataataattatgtcgtaaatatatatattttctcccGTGTTTCAGTCAGTCGTGTCGCCATGGTGAAAGGGGACGTTAACAAGCCAAAGGGCAAAACGTCAGCCTACGCCTTTTTCGTCCAGACCTGCCGCGAAGAACACAAGCGGAAACACCCCGAACAGTCGGTCAACTTCGCGGAGTTCTCCAAGCAGTGTTCTGAGCGATGGAGGGTAAATATGAACACACATCACAGGGTGTTAtaccactatatacacacacaaggtgctacaaacaagtgtgtgtgtgtgataaagatgttataatgtgGTGTGTTTTATAACTGTGTGTAGGGTCTGACTGCGAATGACAAGCGTCGTTTTGAGGACATGGCGAAGAACGACAAGGTGCGTTATGAGAGGGACATGAGGGGGTACGTCCCCCCAAAGGGGATGGCCAAGAGTGGTAGGAAGAAGAAGGACCCCAACGCTCCAAAACGACCCCCGTGAGTCACTCACgttatactgtacacacagaatGGGgtgtacatacactacatgaccagaagtatgtggacacctgctcattgaacatctcattccaaaatcgtgggcattaatatggagttggtcggccttacactcttctgggaaggctttccactagatgttggaacattgctgcggggacttgcttcaattcagccataagagcattagtgaggttgggcactgatgttgggcgattaggcctgtcttgcagtcggtgttccaattcatcccaaaaggtgtttgatggggttgaggacagggctctgtgcaggccggtcaagttcttccacaccgatctctacaaaccatttatgtatgaacctcgctttgtgcgcgggggcattgtcatgttgaaacaggaaagggccttctccaaactgttgccacaaagttagaagcacagaatcatctagaatgtcattttatgctgtagATTTCCCATCGCTGGAACTAAAgcgccatgaaaaacagccccagaccattattcctcctccaccaaactttacagttggcactatacattgggtCAGGTAGCGCCTTCTAACCCAGATtagtctgttggactgccagagggtgaagcgtgattcatcactccagagaacaggtttccactgctccagtccaatggcggcgagctttacaccactccagccgacgcttggcattgcgcatggtgatgttAGTCTTGAAAatcaatttcatgaagctcccgacaaacagttattgtgctgacattgcgtctagaggcagtttggaactctgtagtgagtgttgcaaccgaggacagacgatttttacgctctGCGGTCTCGTTCTATAAGCTTGTGTGGCCAACCACTTTGCAGcggagctgttgttgctcctagatgtttccacttcacaataacagcaattacagttgaccagggcagaaattagacaaactgacttgttgggtggctggtagcctagtggtcagagcgttggactagtaaccgagagGTTGCACGActgaatccccgaactgacaaggtaaaaatctgtcgttcttcccctgaacaaggcagttaacccactgttcctagaccgtcattgaaaataagaattggttcttaactgacttgccaagttaaataaaggtaaaataaaaaggcGACATATACTGCCAGtgttttgtctatggagattgcatggcggtgtgattgatttttatacacctgtcagcaacgggtgtggctgaaatagcggaATACActcatttgaagtggtgtccacatacttttgtgtgtattCTAAACATGTGTCACATACACACGGgactatttacacacacacacacatgacctgCTTCTCTCTAACCCTCATCACTCGTGACCTGCTTCTCTCTAACCCTCATCACACGTGACCTGCTTCTCTCTAACCCTCATCACACGTGACCTGCTTCTCTCTAACCCTCATCACACGTGACCTGCTTCTCTCTGACCCTCATCACACGTGACCTGCTTCTCTCTGACCCTCATCACACGTGACCTGCTTCTCTCTAACCCTCATCACACGTGACCTGCTTCTCTCTAACCCTCATCACACGTGACCTGCTTCTCTCTAACCCTCATCACACGTGACCTGATTCTCTCTAACCCTCATCACACGTGACCTGCTTCTCTCTAACCCTCATCACACGTGACCTGCTTCTCTCTAACCCCCATCACACGTGACCTgcttctctctctaaccctcctcaCACGTGACCTGCTTCTCTCTAACCCTCCTCACACGTGACCTGCTTCTCTCTAACCCTCCTCACACGTGACCTGCTTCTCTCTAACCCTCCTCACACGTGACCTgcttctctctctaaccctcctcaCACGTGACCTGCTTCTCTCTAACCCTCCTCACACGTGACCTGCTTCTCTCTAACCCTCCTCACACGTGACCTGCTTCTCTCTAACCCTCATCACACGTGACCTgcttctctctctaaccctcatcACACGTGACCTgcttctctctctaaccctcctcaCACGTGACCTgcttctctctctaaccctcctcaCACGTGACCTGCTTCTCTCTAACCCTCATCACACGTGACCTGCTTCTCTCTAACCCTCATCACGCGTGACCTGCTTCTCTCTAACCCTCATCACGCGTGACCTGCTTCTCTCTAACCCTCATCACACGTGACCTGCTTCTCTCTAACCCTCATCACACGTGACCTGCTTCTCTctaaccctcctcctccccccatcaGGTCTGCCTTCTTTGTGTTCTCTGCAGAGTTCCGTCCTACGGTCAAACAGGAGTTCCCAGGTACAGTGATGATACTATTACTATTAAAACAAATTTTGCTTTGTCGTATTGTGGTGtcgttgtgtgtagattgatgatggaagGAGAGTGTATTTTTAGTagtagtgtgtatatatttatttatctccaggctgttctataggagagttCAGTAGTGTAAATACAATGGCAAGAAAATAGTATCTGAACCCTTTGGAAaaacctggatttctgcataaattggtcatcaaatttgatctgatcttcatctaggtcacaacaacagacaaacacagtctgcttacaaaaatgtgtgttctTGTTgtgtttttcttgtctatattgactacatcatttaaacattcacagtgtaggttggggaaagtatgtgaacccttaggTTTTGGATAAGTCATTAGCCTaattggagtcagctaacctggagtccaatcaatgagacgagattggagatgttggttagagctgctttGCCCTATAAAacacactcacaaaatgtgagttttctattcacaagaagcattgcctgatgtgaaccatgcctcgaacaaaagagatctcagaagacctaagattaagaattgttgacttggataaagctggaaagggttacaaaagtatctctaaaagccttgatgttcgtCAGTCCACCACTCCCCAGgagtggctgtcctgcaaagatgactgcaagagcacagcgcagaatgctcaatgaggttaagaagaatcctagagtgtcagctaaagacttacagaaatctctggaacatgctaacatctctgttgacgagtttaCGATTAGTAAagcactaaacaagaatggtgttcatgggaggacaccacggaaagAGCCACTGCTGTCAACAAAAAACATTGCTGCGTGTCTGAAGTTTGCAACAGTGCACCTGGATGTTAAACAGTGTTACTggtaaaatattctgtggacagatgacactacagttgagttgtttggaaggaacacacaacactgtgtggagaaaaaaggcacagcacaccaacatcaaaacctcatcccaactgtaaagtatggtggagggagcatcatggtttggggctgctttgctgcctcagggcctggacaacttgctatcatcaacggaaaaatgaattcccaagtttatcaagacattttgcaggagaatgttagtctatctgtccgccaattgaagctcaacagaagatgggtgatgcaacaggacaacgacccaaaacacagaagtagatcaacaacagaatggcttcaacaaatACTCCTTCTGGAGtgtcccagtcagagtcctgacctcaacctgatggAGATGCTGTGGCaggacctcaagagagcagttcacaccagacacccccagaatattgctgaactgaaacagttttgtaaagaggaatggtccaaaactcctcctgaccgttgtgcaggtctgatccacaactacagaacacgtttggttgaggttattgttgCCAAagaagggtcaaccagttattaaatccaagggttcacatacttttcccaccctgcactgtgaatgtttacatggtgtgttcaataaagacatgaaaacgtataattgtttgctATTAGTTTtagcagactgtttgtctattgtgactTAGAtaacagaagaagaaaaatatGTTTAAATGTCTCTAggctgttcagggacacattattccatttctgttagtcacatgtctgtgcaacgtgttcagtttatgtctcagttgatgAATCTTGTGTATACaaatttacacatgttaaatttgttgaaaataaacgcagttgacagtgaggacgtttattttttatgCTGAGATTATTATTGTCTCTAGGTTGTTCTAtaagtagtgtgtgtatatataatgtatgtattatttagaggtcggccgattttatgattttttaacatcgataccgattattggatgaccaaaaaaagccgataccgattattcggccgagttaaaaatatatatatatatttttttgaatatatatattttctttataatgccaattacaacaatactgaatgaacaatgaacgcttttttattttaacttaatataatacataaataaaatcaatttagtctataaaaatataatatttaaatgttcaatttggtttaaataatgcaaaaacaaagtgttggagaagaaagtaaaagtgcaatatgtgccatgtaagaaagctaacgtttaagttccttgctcagaacatgagaacatatgaaagctggtggttccatttaacatgagtcttcaatattctcaggtaagaagttttaggttgtggtTATTATAGGAaatataggactatttctctctaccatttgtatttcatatacctttgactattggatgttcttatagatactatagtattgccacctaatctcgggagttgataggcttgaggtcataaacagcgctgtgcttgaagcattgtgaagagctgctggcagacacactaaagtgctgtttgaatgaatgcttacgaacctgctgctgcctaccaccgctcagtcagactgctctatcaaatatcaaatcatagacttaattataatataataaacacataaATACGAGCGttaagtcattaatatggtcaaatctggaaactatcatttagaaaacaaaaacTACAATAACatatttattatttcagtgaaatacggaa
This is a stretch of genomic DNA from Salvelinus alpinus chromosome 11, SLU_Salpinus.1, whole genome shotgun sequence. It encodes these proteins:
- the LOC139534792 gene encoding high mobility group protein B2-like, encoding MVKGDVNKPKGKTSAYAFFVQTCREEHKRKHPEQSVNFAEFSKQCSERWRGLTANDKRRFEDMAKNDKVRYERDMRGYVPPKGMAKSGRKKKDPNAPKRPPSAFFVFSAEFRPTVKQEFPGCSIGECAKKLGIMWGQQTPTQKQPFEEKALRLREKYDKDMAAYRSGANVKRAPMRPGPGGSSGVIPHAAAGGGDDDDDDDDDLEDDDDEEDDDDDE